Below is a genomic region from Prunus persica cultivar Lovell chromosome G3, Prunus_persica_NCBIv2, whole genome shotgun sequence.
TCGCACTGAAGCAAGTGATCGGTTGCCCATATATGAAGATGAAACTTGTGGTCCTGTGAAGAAATGACTGATCGAGACACAGTGTCACTTTTTCTACAAtgcccacgcgccggcagcgcgtgggtgcccaaagcgataacgcttcgccggaaaatctcaaaaccacggctccaaactcctaccctaggtatagcaccctatttggagccacttttgttcttggacctaacccaaaaagtggccggaaatggccgatcacggtggccgaagttcggccgattttcaatttgaaaatcgagttgtctacgctaagaatcgatctaattctacccaacaggcagctagagcatgaaaagtaggtgagaaaccataccttgctcGTCGGAATCGATGGCCGAAGAAGGGAGATCGAGCTCCttgaattttgggttaaaatcggtcggatttttgcattttccggCGAGCACAGGTGGTTCCAGTGGCTGAGATTGGTCGGGATGGAAAGAGGAAGATGGCACGGTTCTTTTGGGACCGGTGCCACCCCGAGCGGTGGCCGGATGCGACGGCGGCCCAAAAACCGCCACTGTGAACAGTAACAGGGGGGGCTGTTCTGCGcgcagggagagagagagagagagaaaatctgattttataaaaaatctcatttcgaaatatttacgattgtgccactggacttcttttgaccatatctctctcgttacaactccgattcgagcccactacgtgtctatgaactcgtctcagtacgacctatccaaaaatacaagtcactgcctcaaactctctccggttaagaatatgaccaaaatgcccttaaataattaaataattaaataagggttaaattcggagtcggggtgttacataaAGCAAACGCACCAAAAACACAAGATTTATAGAGGTTCGGTAACGTACCTACATCTTGTCGGGTGTCTACTTTCTGGCTCTACAATAAAGAGCCCTCAACCCCAAGGAGGGACACGCCCAGCTCAAATACAGCAAACCCACCCAAGCTCACCAAGAGCAAACCGCATTGTTCCTAAGCAAGAGCTCCAGCAAGCTTTCCTATTTTCACCTCAAGCTGCTCCCAGCTAAACAAAGGCTCTCAAGCCCTCAATTGTAAAACCCTCTCATAAAtacaatacaaatacaaacagTGGACGTAGCCCAATTTCAAGGGTGAGCCACTCAAATCCTTGTCTTATATGCGTGTGATTGTGATTTTACTGTCGTATGGTATTTTTCTTGTGACGCTCGTCATTTTTTTGCTTTGAATTTCTTCCATTTTCGTTTGTTCTTGGTGCGATTTTTTTCGATCTTGGCGATGTCTTCGTATTAGAAGAGGTATGAACTGTAGGCTTTGTTTCAGTTTTAGTACAGGTAGGTAGATATGTTATCATTAGATATCAGTATgatttttgaagttaatggaaattatgaaattttctCATCAATGCATATGCCTTTTTTGACTTTGTTTAATTACTTGTTTTCATGAtggctttgccttttggtttgttGATTTATTACGGTcgttcaatttgtttttgttcaagCATAATTTGTTAGGCATGTATCATGATTGAATTTGAGTAAAAATTTGTGAAGTATATGTattgaaatttataaaattctcTCTATATTTTAAGTTGATTTGTTGAGCATATGTCATCATGGATGTGCCTTTTGGAGTTCTTTGCTCATTATTGTTGTTGCAGCTTGATCAGAAACTGGTGTATGTTTGGTTGCTTTacaattttgtttgttggttGCTTTACAAACAtgttagagcatttccagcagtttgccctttgccatggcaaggagAGCCCTAGGGAAgctactattcatgtgaataatgGATGCCCTAGCCCCCCAGCAAAgtgtgtttccagcagttgccctttgtcatggcaaatactattcatttttttatttttttcacaactttttttacttaaacaattaatttggataatattttcggataagatttttgggttcctacgtgtcagtACTATTCatattggataatattttcggataagattttattttattagttgtattggttggtatttataggaaaaaaaaaagtatgaggatttggtgttaaaagtgaagagtattgattggtatttatagacacTGGCGGACCCAGAATTTTTGtagcggaggtgcaatattgactaagtatgaaaaatgatttttcggaataatcattttctcaagataatttttggcggcttttattccttacacatcaaataagaaaacttgattttatgggattttaatatgaagtatatattgacttaatgagccatcatttttagcctaaatcgtattttgcactaaaaccgatttttcatattttgatttggtaggaatttgattttctattatttttatttgaatctaaATAGGGGGTACTtctttatttacattgtaaacttaagtaaatggagtaatataaaaataaatgaaagtaaaaggacaaagacatttctTTACCATGACAAACTTCAATTATAAGGACATTGAAATGAGTAATAATTGGCAGGCCTTTCTTTACCATGACAAACTTCAATTATAATTGACACttccataaagaaaaaagttattaAGTTATTATCACCAGATATGCCTGGCATGAACACAGCAAACTTGGTGTGGGCATGCCTTGGCAGCAAGGCTTTGCAGAAAAATGTGTTTGAACTTATGGTTAGAACCCAATCAATGAAATAAGCGCCTTGGGCCTGCAGCATCTACCATGGCCCCAGAGATTCTACCAGGGCCACTTTTGGAAACTTGTGGCCAGGAGACTCTTGTTTGAACTGGCTTGACCAACAACCACCACAACCCGTCACATATGTTGCTTGAACTCTTTACTTTGCTGATCAATTTCTCAATCAAAGCTACATTTGTGATGTTTGGAAGAGTTGGTTTGGTCTTTGATCGGGATGGGAGTAGGATCATTACCCACAGAGAAATCACAAAATAAGGTGGAGCAGCTGCTAGGAAACAGTAATTTTAAAGCAAGGGCGTTGGATATCAAGAAAATGGTTATGAATAGTATCAAAGAAGGTGGTGGCTCATACAAAACTTTCAGTAGTTTTATTGAGTGGATGAAAAGATTGGTAAGCTCTTCAAGCATTGGATCAAACGTAAATTTACTTCTTGGAAGGAGTTGGGGTCAAGCTGGTGTAAACTACAAATACAGAAACCAAAACCCCAGTTGCCATTTTAACATCTTCAATACTTCCACAAAGAATGAAAGGTAGTTCCATCAATTATAGAACAAAGTATAAAACAATAGAGTGAAGAAACTAAAGCCATTCACTGAAGGACAAAACAACATCATAgtaaaccaaaaaagaaatgaactATGAAATCTAAACAAAAGAGACAAAATGGTTGATTCCCCAACTTTGGATTCAAATGAGAACAATGCCAATGAAGACAACACCTAAGTAATGGCGCGTAAACCAATGCTCCAAGCTCCTTCTATATATGATACGATTCAGAAACCACATTCGAAAACATCTTAAAgcgaaaaaggaaaattcaagaacaaaaatgagcAACACACATATAATAGCTGTTCCTTTTCCAGCACAAGGTCATGTGATTCCCTTGATGGAGCTGTCACAATGCTTAGTTAACCATGGCTTCACAGTCACATTTGTGAACACAGAGTACAATCACAAGCGAGTCGTGAATGCCTTGGCTGATGAAAGTCAGTTCACGGATCGTATTCATCTAGTTTCACTTCCAGATGGCTTAGAGCCATGGGAGGACAGGAATGAGCTAGGACAGTTATGTGAAGCAATACAAAGAGTCATGCCTGGGAAGTTAGAGGAGCTAATAGAGAAGATCAATGAAGGGAAAGGTGACAAAGTCACTTGTGTCATTGCTGATGAGAGTTCCGGGTGGGCTCTGGAAGTGGCAGAGAAACAGAATATCAGGAGAGTTGCCTTCTGGCCTGCAGCAGCTGCGCTTTTGGCTTTGCAATTTTCTATCCCGAAGTTAATTCATGAAGGAATCATTAACGACGATGGTACGATCCTTTTTCATGTGAATATTATGGAACACTATCATGTAATATTTTGTCCAACAAGTTCTTGAATTCTGttattgtcttttcttttcatagtCATTCACTTCTGGCAGGAACTGTCCCAAGAAGCCAGATAATGCAGTTAGCACCAAACATGCCCACCATGAAAACTGCAGACTTTGTGTGGGCATGCATTGGTGACTTAACCACTCAGAAAATAGTATTTCAAGTTATGGTAAGAAACAACAAGACTGTGAAATTGGCAGAGTGGATTGTTTGCAACTCAGCATATGAACTTGAGCTAGCAGCATTTGCCATGGCACCGGAGATGTTACCAATAGGCCCACTTTTGGCAAGCAGCCGGCTTGGAAATTCAGCAGGCTACTTTTGGCCACAAGACTCAACTTGCTTACAGTGGTTGGATCAACAACCAGCCTGCTCAGTCATCTATGTTGCATTTGGCAGCTTCACAGTTTTTGATCGAACCCAATTCCAAGAACTGGCTCTGGCTCTTGAGCTGTCCCAAAGGCCATTCCTCTGGGTTGTGAGGCCAGATATCACTGACAAAACATCTGATCCCTACCCAGAAGGATATCAAGACCGAGTAGCCTCTCGCGGTCTGATGGTGGGTTGGGCACCTCAACAAAAGGTTCTGGCTCATCCTTCTATTGCTTGCTTCTTAAGCCACTGTGGTTGGAACTCTACCATGGAAGGTGTAAGCAATGGGGTTCCTTTCTTGTGCTGGCCATACTTTGCTGACCAGTTCCTTAATGAGAGCTACATTTGTGATGTCTGGAAGGTGGGATTGAATTTCAACAAGAATGAAAGTGGGATCATACCACAAGGAGAAATCAACAAGAAGGTGGAACAACTTCTTGGTgatgaaaatttcaaagtaAGAGCTTCCAAACTGAAGGAAATGGCCATGACTAATACCAAAGAAGGCGGCCAATCTCACAGGATCTTTAAGAACTTTATTGAATGGATGAAGGCATAGGCAAGTCGCCTATCCTTTTCATTCGATaggaacaaaaggaaaaaggcaACACAGAAAATGTGCCAATAGATCTGGTTCAAGTATTAATAATATAAGACCAATACCTCAGCTGATGTACTAATTCAATAATTAATAGAAAAGATAAAAGCATAGCGAAACTTTCAAGCTTTTTTTCTGTCCTTGTTGTCTCTTGTGTGCATGTGTGTGCGCTTCCCTTCtttttcctgaaataaaaattaggaGGAGAAGCAACACCAGACACTAAAAGGCATCATTTTCTGGTCAACCATATTACCGCTTTGAAATTcagacaaatatatatatatatatatatatatatattactgcTGTGAAATGAGACCCCAAGGTTTAAAAACATATTATTCACAGAGAATTAAACACCAAGTCTAACCTAGCACCTAGCAGGAAAGAATTATACTCAATTGCTCAAAGGCCTTAGGTTGTACATATCTTCCTAGCACCGCTCACTAACTAGGTATTCTCTCCATGTCAAGTTTAAAGATGACTGCAGCATATGATTTGTCAGATTATATATGTTTCTATTAGATTGACCATTTCAGCATCTCAACGTCATCAAACTTTTGATGCCGATGATCACTCTCGTGGCCAATGAGATTGATAATAGCATGGTAACATCTTTGTCTATTGTTCGAAAAAGGAGTTTTTTTGAAAGGAAATGAGACCAGGTTGGTGTAAGCTGCAAAATAGAATTCAATACTtccacaaagaaagaaagcagtTCCATCAGTGACAAAACAAggatataaaacaaaagaatgatGATACTAAAGCCGTAGCATCAACAAAATTGCAACAGAATAAACTAAAATAGGCATGAACTCAATAACAAATAGATAGATATAATGAATGGCCTGTAAAGGAAAGAGACAAAATGATTGATTCCCTTCTCTGGGTTCAAATAAGGCCAATGCCCATGAAGACAAAACCTACAGTATTGGCTATTCAACCAATGCCTCAAGCTTGTTCTATATATGGCATGATAAGGAAACTGCATTTGAAAACATCTAGAAGTGGAACAGGGAaaatcaagaaagaaaaaaatgagcaAGCCGCATATTGTAGCTATTCCTTATCCTGCACAAGGGCATGTAATTCCCTTGATGGAGTTTTCACAATGCTTAGTTAATCATGGTTTCAAAGTCACATTTGTGAACACAGAGCATAATCACAAGCGAGTCGTGAATGCCTTGGCTGATGAAAGTCATATAAGTAGGAATCAGCTCCATCTAGCTTCACTTCCGGATGGCTTAGAACCCTGGGAGGACAGGAGTGAGCTAGGGCAGTTAACTGAAGCATTAAAATGGATCATGCCTGGGAAGTTGGAGGAGCTCATAGAAAATATCAACCAAGGGGAAGGTGACAAAGTCACTTGTGTCATTGCTGATGAGAATTGTGCCTGGGCCCTGGAAGTAGCAGAAAAAATGAAACTCAAGCGGGTTGCCTTTTGGCCTGCATCAGCTGCAGCGTTGACGTTGATTTTCGGTATCCCAAAGTTAATTCATGAAGAAATCATTGACAATGATGGTAAGATCCTCCATCTCTAACTTGTGAATATTATGAAACACTGTTATGCAATATTTTAGTCCAACAGGTTCTTAATTAAGATTGATCAAACTCACTCATCAAACTACGCAATAGGATAAGCACAGAAacaatatatgaaaaaatttcactaaCCTTAAGTAGCAATGGGACTTATGAGGACATGGTGTTCTTGAGTTCTGTTAAGTGGCATCCTTGAATCCAACATCGCTAATGCCAGAAGATTTAAATTACTTCGTCAGCACATTGATGTGggatttttttggggtatCTTCATTTATTGTCCTTATCTTTTTCATAATCTTTCACTTTTGGCAGGAACTGTATTGAAAAGCAAGAATGTTGACTTGGGACCAAACATGCCCACCATGAACACTAAAGACTTTGTGTGGGCATGCATAGGTGACTTCACCACTCAGAAAATGATATTTGAGGTAATGTTAAGAATCAACAGGACTCTGAAACTGGTAGAAAGGCTTGTTTGCAACTCAACATATGACTTTGAGCCAGAAGCATTCACCTCGGCCCCTGAAATTTTACCAATAGGCCCACTCTTGGCAAGCAACCGGGTCAGAAATTCAGCAGGCTCCTTTTGGCCACAAGACTCAACTTGCTTGCAGTGGCTGGATCAACAGCCACTCAACTCAGTCATCTATGTTGCATTTGGCAGCTTCACAGTTTTTGATCAAACCCAATTCCAAGAACTGGCTCTGGCTCTTGAGCTATCCCAAAGGCCATTCCTCTGGGTTGTAAGGCCAGATACTACTGACAAGACATGTGATCCATACCCAGAAAGATATCAAGAGCGTGTAGCCTCTCGCGGTCTGGTGGTGGGTTGGGCATCTCAGCAAAAGGTTCTAGCTCATCCTTCTATTGCTTGCTTCTTAAGCCACTGTGGTTGGAACTCTACAATAGAAGGTTTAAGCAATGGGGTTCCTTTCTTGTGCTGGCCATACTTCGCTGACCAGTTCCTTAATGAGAGCTACATTTCTGATGTTTGGAAGGTGGGGTTGAAGTTCAGTAAGAATGAAAAAGGGATCATAACTCAAGGAGAAATCAATAACAAGTTGGAGCAACTGCTTGGTGatgaaaatttcaaagcaAGAGCTTCCAAACTCAAGGAATTGGCCATGACCAGTGTCAAAGAAGGGGGCCAATCCAACAAGACCTTTAAGAATTTTATTGAATGGATCAAATCGTAAGCAAGCAAGTGGCCTATCATTTGGTTTCGTCTACTCAAAATtcaagttttttaattttttttaattttttttaattttttttaatttttataatagaAGCATTATTAGAGAAGGGGGAATCAATCCTAGAACCTCGAGTGCAGAGGTAATTACTGCTGCTTGAGCTACAAGCCCCTTACCTCAAAATTCAAGTTTGAAGTTTAAGAGTGCACCATATGATATGTCAagatttatatgtttcagctGTAAGACAATAACTTGTCTTACATGATTATGGGTTTCTAATCCTATAATGATTCGGCAATTTACACTGATCTAGGAGTACAGACTTAAACATAATCTGCAGTTCTTTTTCTACGACTGTTTTAATAGGAAACAAGAACTTAAGAGAATTCCTAATTTCTTACGGATTGAAACAAACTATCCTAATGCAAACTGGATTACTTAAGTATTTTGAATGGGCAggaaacttaagtaaatgcaTATAAATAGAGGTCCCTTCTCTAGCAGTTAATCAACTAATCATATAGAAATCTCACCCCATAAGAGAAAGAGCTTAAGGACTgcatagaagaagaagatctgTATCTTACCTATAGAAGCCGTGTCTGATCAAGATTagtattattgaataaagacATGAAATAACTTACATCAGCTATATTCAATGTACAATAATGTATGACAATTTCACAATTTCAATGTCAATGTCAATCACACATGTTGACACCTCTAATCACTCTCATTGGCCATTTGATTCAAGTGACCCTAGCATGAAAAGAGCACCTTTGTCCATTGCGTATTTAACATCTTTAATACTTCCACAAAGAACGACAAAGAAATTACGCATTCACCAAAGCATCAAGAAAACAACGATATAATAAACCAAATTAATGACTTAAAAATAAGACCAATACCAATGAAGTCAACACCAACAGTAATGGCTCCTCATAATTAAAAAGACCTGATTAAGATGAGAAAACATCTGAAAGTGGGAAaacgaaaaataaagaaaaagaatgagcAAACAACATATTTTAGCTATTCCTTATCCAGCACAAGGTCATGTAATTCCCTTGATGGAGTTGTCACAGTGTTTAGCTACTCATGGCTTCAAAGTCACATTTGTGAACACAGAGCACAATCATAAGCGAGTCATGAATGCTTTGGCTGATGAAAGTCATATAAGCAGGGATCATATTCATCTAGTTTCGATTCCAGACGGCTTAGAACCGTTGGAGGACAGGAATGAGCTAGGGCGGTTATCGGAAGCAATGCAACGAGTCATGCCTGGGAAGTTGGAGGAGCTGATAGAGAAGATTAACCAAGGGGAAGGCCAAAAAATCACTTGTGTCATTGCTGATCAGACTGCAGGGTGGATTCTTGAAGTAgcagagaaaatgaaaatcagGAGGGTTGCCTTTTATCCTGCTGCAGCTGCACTCTTGGCGTTGAAACTTAGTATTCCAAAGTTAATTCATGAAGGAATCATTAACAATGATGGTGAGATCCACTTACCCCTAACTTGTCAATTACATAATATTTTAGTCCAACTAGTTCTTCGTCAAGATTGTTCAAGCTCACTCATCTCATCTGAAATGTAAAATTTTGATCCAATGACTATTTGGAAATTTGAACAAGTTCAATTCTGGAGTTCTGTTTTTATCTGTTATCATTTCACAACGGTTCACTTGTGGCAGGAACTGCCCCAAAAGGCCGTATGTTTCAGTTGGCACCAAACATGCCCATCATGAAAACTGAACACTTGTTGTGGTCATGTATTGGCGACTTAACCACTcagaaaattatatttcaaaCTATGGTAAGAAGCAACAAGACTACGCTAGCCGCAGACTGGCTTCTTTGCAACTCGGCATACGATCTAGAACCAGCAGCATTCACCTTGGCACCTGAGATTTTACCAATTGGCCCACTCTTGGCAAGCAACAGGCTTGGGAATTCAGCAGGCTACTTCTGGCCACAAGACTTAACTTGCTTAAATTGGCTGGATCAACAGCCACCCTGCTCAGTCATCTATGTTGCATTTGGCAGCTTCACAGTTCTTGATCAAACACAATTCCAAGAATTGGCTTTGGCTCTTGAGCTGTCCCAAAGGCCATTCCTCTGGGTTGTGAGGCCAGACACTATTGAAAAAACACGTAATCTCTACCCCGAAGGATATCAAGATCGAGTAGCGTCTCGTGGTTTGATGGTGGGTTGGGCACCTCAACAAAAGGCTCTAGCTCATCCTTCCATTGCTTGCTTCTTAAGCCACTGTGGTTGGAACTCTACAATAGAAGGTATAAGCAGTGGGGTTCCTTTCCTGTGCTGGCCATACTTTGCTGACCAGCTCTTTAATGAGAGCTACATTTGTGATGTTTGGAATGTGGGGTTGAAGTTCAACAAGAATGAAAGTGGGATCATTACACAAGGAGAAATCATGAACAAATTGGACCAACTGCTTGGTGATGTAGGTTTCAAAGCAAGAGCTTCCAAACTCAAGGAATTGGCCATGACCAGTGTCAAAGAAGGTGGCCAATCCAACAAGAACTTTAAGAATTTTATTGAATGGATGAAGTCATAGGCAAGTGGCCTATTGACTAATCTGTTTCAAGAATGTAAGGCCAATGTGTCAGTTGATACAGTGATGCAATATACTATTTGTATCAAATTGTTACTCGACTAGTTGGAAGAATCGTAGAACTATTAGATATTCGAATACAACGTATTTAAAATGACTAAATACAATgtaacaaattgaaattattatgtaCGGACCGAACCTGCAGTCTGCAGATGACGTACTTTATTGGAGTTATtcgaaagaagagaaagcaaTGTTTTTTCCTCCGGCTCCAAGAGTATGGGCAAATGCTAGGTGATGAAGATGTGACATGCATTTTGCTTGTAGGCTTGTCGATTGTAGCCAGTCAAGGTTGCtttttgaaatgaaagaaaaggaCTCAAATTCAGATGGGGACATTTATTTCTGTGAAACACTTTGTTATCTCaaatcaaaactcaaaactcacctaCGAGGGTTGGTTGAATTGGTAAGGATCGTTCTCTTCGTTATCAAGACCTAGGTTTGAGTCCCACTATCAATAATACCTCTTGATGGGTAATctgtataaacaaaaaaaggaactaAGACCCCCTCTGTAAGTCCTCAAAGAGACCTTAGTATGCCCTGGACCTGGGATGAGGTAGCTTCTCATCCCCTTAAACTTTctttcaccaaaaaataacaaactgaaaactccttttttttaaaaaaatccattTTTCCTCTAGTGGGTAGAGCCTACCAAGCCCAAGGAAGTCCTTAAAAGCAAGCTATCAACTCCATGttacaaaatttattgaaaaGCACCATTTTAGCTAAATGAACAGAGAAGAGCATGCTGAGTTGCTGTGATTTGCTTTTGCACATGGTTTCCTTTCTAAGTTTAAGACGCACTTAATTACACAGAGCAGAAAGAAGGTTAAGTAAGACATAGAGATTTACGGAGcagagaggagaggaggaggaggaggagacaTACAAACTGGCAAAGACCCCTCAAAATTTGGCTTTTGCACATGGGATTCTTGACTGTGCTGCTGAGAAAAACTTGTCACTATCATCACAAACACTGCATGCCACCACCGGCATTGGAAGTGATAGGACAAATTCAAGGACAAGGGGCACTGCTGTCATTTTCATCAAGATATTATGTGAAATATCTATCAGAGTTCAATTTTTACCTGCACACACCCATTCCCATTCTTAATATCAAGTATAGTACCAGTACTCACTGCAATCACTACTGGCAACACCACCACACACCCCATGCTCCTCTCctatctatctctctctcttcagaaAAACTTGGGTTAAAAGGGaataacactgttttgctatttcCAGTCAATTACAGTATACATGTCAAGTGGATAGCACACAAGtgtttctcctctctctctttctctgcagAACTAATAATACTGACATATTATGCTTTCAGGCTTTGCAGTAAAAATGCCATGCCTGAGCTCAGTCATTTTGCATATGGGTTGGATGTAGATCCATCATGTCATCATGTATAAATATTTCCTCTGCTTTGCATATGTCTCTGTGCTTAGAAAATGATGTGTGTGCAGTGTGCGTCAGTAAGAGAGACATACACATAGAGAGGGCCAGAAGGGATGTCCAACTCTTGGGTTACCAAAAA
It encodes:
- the LOC18782932 gene encoding UDP-glycosyltransferase 83A1, translating into MSKQHILAIPYPAQGHVIPLMELSQCLATHGFKVTFVNTEHNHKRVMNALADESHISRDHIHLVSIPDGLEPLEDRNELGRLSEAMQRVMPGKLEELIEKINQGEGQKITCVIADQTAGWILEVAEKMKIRRVAFYPAAAALLALKLSIPKLIHEGIINNDGTAPKGRMFQLAPNMPIMKTEHLLWSCIGDLTTQKIIFQTMVRSNKTTLAADWLLCNSAYDLEPAAFTLAPEILPIGPLLASNRLGNSAGYFWPQDLTCLNWLDQQPPCSVIYVAFGSFTVLDQTQFQELALALELSQRPFLWVVRPDTIEKTRNLYPEGYQDRVASRGLMVGWAPQQKALAHPSIACFLSHCGWNSTIEGISSGVPFLCWPYFADQLFNESYICDVWNVGLKFNKNESGIITQGEIMNKLDQLLGDVGFKARASKLKELAMTSVKEGGQSNKNFKNFIEWMKS
- the LOC18783529 gene encoding UDP-glycosyltransferase 83A1 yields the protein MSNTHIIAVPFPAQGHVIPLMELSQCLVNHGFTVTFVNTEYNHKRVVNALADESQFTDRIHLVSLPDGLEPWEDRNELGQLCEAIQRVMPGKLEELIEKINEGKGDKVTCVIADESSGWALEVAEKQNIRRVAFWPAAAALLALQFSIPKLIHEGIINDDGTVPRSQIMQLAPNMPTMKTADFVWACIGDLTTQKIVFQVMVRNNKTVKLAEWIVCNSAYELELAAFAMAPEMLPIGPLLASSRLGNSAGYFWPQDSTCLQWLDQQPACSVIYVAFGSFTVFDRTQFQELALALELSQRPFLWVVRPDITDKTSDPYPEGYQDRVASRGLMVGWAPQQKVLAHPSIACFLSHCGWNSTMEGVSNGVPFLCWPYFADQFLNESYICDVWKVGLNFNKNESGIIPQGEINKKVEQLLGDENFKVRASKLKEMAMTNTKEGGQSHRIFKNFIEWMKA
- the LOC18783013 gene encoding UDP-glycosyltransferase 83A1, which produces MSKPHIVAIPYPAQGHVIPLMEFSQCLVNHGFKVTFVNTEHNHKRVVNALADESHISRNQLHLASLPDGLEPWEDRSELGQLTEALKWIMPGKLEELIENINQGEGDKVTCVIADENCAWALEVAEKMKLKRVAFWPASAAALTLIFGIPKLIHEEIIDNDGTVLKSKNVDLGPNMPTMNTKDFVWACIGDFTTQKMIFEVMLRINRTLKLVERLVCNSTYDFEPEAFTSAPEILPIGPLLASNRVRNSAGSFWPQDSTCLQWLDQQPLNSVIYVAFGSFTVFDQTQFQELALALELSQRPFLWVVRPDTTDKTCDPYPERYQERVASRGLVVGWASQQKVLAHPSIACFLSHCGWNSTIEGLSNGVPFLCWPYFADQFLNESYISDVWKVGLKFSKNEKGIITQGEINNKLEQLLGDENFKARASKLKELAMTSVKEGGQSNKTFKNFIEWIKS